In Plasmodium reichenowi strain SY57 chromosome 5, whole genome shotgun sequence, the following proteins share a genomic window:
- a CDS encoding SET domain protein, putative (part of same gene as PRSY57_0507300A~gap found within coding sequence): SKYYLNKNKTNDMSNVIHNIYDKKISNDKKKDHENESMDGKREAVIFDGLRETGIDGKILNNNNNNINGDDIGGDDKNGDDESGDDKNGDDESGDDESGDDTSGDDASGDDESGDDASGDDTSGDNTNDDNTNDDDTNDDNTNDDDTNDDNTNEHSCDHTSSSDNSDVILNSKIRNYYTTKLLTKSVSHKILGSNNALHYACARGKRELVKQLLISGIPINLLNNEGATGLHLASLNGHKEIVDILLEHKNDTIINSITCHGETALMLGIYGLHYDVVKTLIEKKAKIIVNKRETLLHCLVYGLLRIHTIYYKSNKYTDDDTSYLAIQQFNELYPSKYYTQGGSSYLNINLGTSHIPIIENLSNDFFLLPFKLLHRLKKAILILKYIMHICPIYLYEVKNNNGYSPYELLKAMWSKMCERRMYVLSVSDIKIASFNDQQRNVVFQAWSLITSLVNFLSSILQPDRSVLTSIYKNFIYVDSSEKVKLLPDGRDKNEEGEKKEGDQKKEEGEKKEGDQKKMDDQKKMDDQKKMDDQKKMDDQKNKVQGVDKDGKSTTLVDDKKTTLISNHVDDIKIKEKPKMFKKTLFKKMKPPVLK; encoded by the coding sequence AAgcaaatattatttgaataaaaataaaactaATGATATGTCCAATgttattcataatatatacgataaaaaaataagcAATGATAAGAAGAAGGATCATGAAAATGAATCGATGGATGGAAAAAGGGAGGCTGTTATATTTGATGGTTTAAGGGAAACAGGTATAGACggaaaaattttaaataataataataataatataaatggCGACGATATAGGTggtgatgataaaaatggtGACGATGAAAGTGGTGACGATAAAAATGGTGACGATGAAAGTGGTGACGATGAAAGTGGTGACGATACAAGTGGTGACGATGCAAGTGGTGACGATGAAAGTGGTGACGATGCAAGTGGTGATGATACAAGTGGTGACAATACAAATGATGACAATAcaaatgatgatgatacAAATGATGACAATAcaaatgatgatgatacAAATGATGACAATACAAATGAACATTCTTGTGATCATACTTCCTCTTCAGATAACTCAGATGTAATATTAAACAGCAAGATAAGAAATTACTATACGACCAAATTGTTAACCAAATCTGTATCTCATAAAATCCTAGGATCTAACAATGCATTGCATTACGCGTGTGCAAGAGGGAAAAGAGAACTAGTAAAACAACTGCTTATTAGTGGTATACCAATAAATTTGTTAAACAATGAAGGAGCTACAGGGTTACATTTAGCAAGTTTAAATGGACACAAAGAAATAGTCGATATATTACTTgaacataaaaatgatacCATAATTAATAGTATAACGTGTCATGGAGAAACTGCATTAATGTTAGGTATTTATGGTTTACATTACGATGTTGTAAAGACATTGATTGAGAAAAAAGCAAAAATTATTGTTAATAAAAGAGAAACATTATTACATTGTTTAGTCTATGGGCTTCTAAGAATACatactatatattataaaagtaataaatatacagATGATGATACATCTTATTTAGCAATACAACAATTTAATGAATTATATCCATCgaaatattatacacaAGGTGGTTCATCTTAtctaaatataaatttagGTACATCACATATACCAATAATAGAAAATTTATCaaatgatttttttttattaccaTTCAAATTATTACATAGATTAAAAAAAGCTATTCtcattttaaaatatattatgcatatatgccctatatatttatatgaagtcaaaaataataatggtTATAGCCCTTACGAATTATTAAAAGCTATGTGGTCAAAAATGTGTGAGAGGAGAATGTATGTCTTATCTGTTTCTGATATTAAAATCGCTTCTTTTAACGACCAACAAAGAAATGTAGTTTTCCAAGCATGGTCTCTTATAACATCATTGGTGAATTTTCTGTCCTCTATTTTGCAGCCCGACAGATCTGTATTGACATccatttataaaaattttatttatgtggATAGTAGCGAAAAGGTTAAGCTCCTACCTGATGGAAGGGATAAAAATGAGGAgggagaaaaaaaagagggggaccaaaaaaaagaggagggagaaaaaaaagagggggaccaaaaaaaaatggatgaccaaaaaaaaatggatgaccaaaaaaaaatggatgaccaaaaaaaaatggatgaccaaaaaaataaagttCAAGGTGTAGATAAGGACGGTAAGTCGACTACATTAGtagatgataaaaaaacTACACTCATAAGCAACCACGttgatgatataaaaataaaagagaaaccaaaaatgtttaaaaaaacattatTTAAGAAAATGAAACCCCCTGTATTAAAATAA
- a CDS encoding SET domain protein, putative (part of same gene as PRSY57_0507300B~gap found within coding sequence) produces MSDISLLKGIENNEVDKYILGECEENKEINVQGKEELFELAIELPKLYRKNNHEVISALIRNYIQRYPKCIDGYICFSTFYMKIKNYRDCLNLIYAALYVDKENKSLINLLKECEEKLVLEICKIPGKYKNWIGYPESRITNDKRDVYDYNDNNYANYDNINKINKKGEEKNNMKKKKKKEINAYTNESMYNFKKMQIMRHGQYYVALAKKDLIPGEIIFQSKPFMLTQHIFCEEYTYSTCYHCLKERKIKEKYYACPINPHTCPYIFCSWQCLSDNIKIHQVECSILPIISAAAKECNLSYYIVLHIFRVLIKAKINKGYKDKEHNIINDIFSLQSYYYSVKENQKELFESFNILSNRIILEFPSSFYLHLKQKELVEFMLIIWQHSPFIKYYSPSSIIQHTNPEIAFAVFFCPLISKLHHSCVPTCTVHFDEYGILSVRSLCNIPEGGKLCVSILYDQYLPLKIRKNVRGMPRVFACGCVRCTDPTENNLHLRSMKCPRCIIGYIYPIKTEALIEALKLYRFDKQADVLSKKRGISEYKMVSNKIHDRERDQTGEEISYNGKMNSHNNNNNINHNTHHNNNHHNDNHDNNNHHNNNHHNNNHHNNNHHNDNHHNNNHHNNNHHNYNHHNYNHHNYNHHSYNKDNGKLFNDNEMNVLKKLGNEMERWICSTCGKLSFVGNKKCIKLENKVFLLYNEAEKNYMDGNLILARKELLHIYNEYCYILNPNHYILFNVNVLLAGLLRYDPNKDLFNSLLHLRKAIISADNVLPICSLEKIHLHTCLSEYTYMCSNLYKLYHKGMGISPEYIIDPLFSAIWNSCVITGYESTLTIILLQQLRNFCILLNKFTSPYNKIIFHINRKEEFCDFYYQVTQKKNHPLKHIKKIIEHDPFYPIYMSCQYFHIKDTNKYFINILKSFKNIRYIGNGLTAISLAAAVGNVELVKILLKLNYSLFTKNELNMNVLLYMASSLLPDEQLVYHSNYYYTLMREIKLQHVNFQEFQNEYNKYINVISNTLEPTELIKGNKINHYQVNNRYNNKYDTTHIDSQSMHSYELKNTFPFSDIPLDDDFIYGEKSKELDKKQATILILFLTYLDKLQIKKKKSYKIKY; encoded by the coding sequence ATGTCCGATATTTCTCTTCTTAAAGgtatagaaaataatgagGTGGACAAATACATATTGGGAGAGTGCgaagaaaataaagaaataaatgTGCAAGGGAAAGAGGAACTGTTTGAACTAGCCATAGAATTACCAAAGTTATATcgtaaaaataatcatgAAGTAATATCTGCACTAATAAGAAATTATATTCAAAGATATCCTAAATGTATTGATGgatatatatgttttagtaccttttatatgaaaataaaaaactaCAGAGATTGTCtgaatttaatatatgcaGCTTTATATGtagataaagaaaataagTCCTTAATAAATTTGTTAAAAGAATGTGAAGAAAAGCTAGTTTTAGAAATATGTAAGATACCTgggaaatataaaaattggATAGGGTATCCAGAAAGTCGAATAACAAATGATAAAAGAGATGTGTACgattataatgataataactatgcaaattatgataatataaataagatTAATAAGAAGGGGGAGGAGAAGAACAAtatgaagaagaagaagaagaaagaGATAAATGCATATACAAATGAAagtatgtataattttaaaaaaatgcaAATTATGAGACATGGACAATATTATGTTGCTCTTGCTAAAAAGGATTTAATACCAGgagaaataatatttcaaagTAAACCTTTTATGTTAACAcaacatatattttgtgAAGAGTATACATATTCCACATGTTATCATTGTTtgaaagaaagaaaaataaaagaaaaatattatgcCTGTCCAATCAATCCACATACATGtccatatattttttgtagTTGGCAATGTTTAagtgataatataaaaattcatCAGGTTGAATGTAGTATATTACCCATTATATCTGCAGCAGCAAAAGAATGTAATTTAAGTTATTATATAGTTCTTCATATTTTCCGTGTATTAATAAAAgcaaaaataaataaaggatataaagataaagaacataatattattaatgatatatttagTTTACaatcttattattattcagTTAAAGAAAATCAAAAGGAATTATTTGAATCATTTAATATTCTTTCAAATAGAATAATATTAGAATTTCCTTcatcattttatttacatttaaaacaaaaagagTTAGTTGAATttatgttaataatatggCAACATTCTccttttattaaatattattcacCTTCATCAATAATACAACATACAAATCCTGAAATAGCATTTGCTGTTTTCTTTTGTCCATTAATATCAAAACTTCATCATAGTTGTGTTCCTACTTGCACTGTTCATTTTGATGAATATGGAATATTATCTGTAAGGTCTTTGTGTAATATACCTGAAGGGGGGAAATTATGTGTaagtatattatatgatcAATATTTACCTCTCAAAATTAGAAAGAATGTTAGAGGCATGCCCCGGGTCTTTGCCTGTGGTTGTGTCAGGTGCACAGATCCTacagaaaataatttacatCTGAGAAGTATGAAATGTCCTAGATGTATCATAGGATATATATACCCAATAAAGACAGAAGCACTCATAGAAGCCTTAAAATTATATCGATTTGATAAACAGGCAGATGTGCTAAGTAAGAAAAGGGGTATCTCAGAATATAAAATGGTGAGTAACAAAATACATGACAGGGAAAGGGATCAGACGGGTGAAGAAATTAGTTATAACGGAAAAATGAATTCtcacaataataataataatataaatcataacactcatcataataataatcatcataatgataatcatgataataataatcatcataataataatcatcataataataatcatcataataataatcatcataatgataatcaccataataataatcatcataataataatcatcacaattataatcatcacaattataatcatcacaattataatcatcatagttataataaagataatgGTAAATTATTCAATGATAACGAAATgaatgttttaaaaaaactAGGAAACGAAATGGAGAGATGGATATGTTCTACCTGTGGTAAGCTATCCTTTGTAGGTAATAAgaaatgtataaaattaGAAAACAAAGTTTTTTTACTTTATAACGAAGCtgaaaagaattatatgGATGGAAATTTAATTCTTGCGagaaaagaattattacatatatataatgaatattgttatatattaaatccgaatcattatattttatttaatgtGAATGTATTACTAGCTGGATTATTAAGATATGATCCTAATAAagatttatttaattctttattaCATTTAAGAAAAGCTATAATATCAGCTGATAATGTATTACCAATATGTTCCTTGgaaaaaatacatttacATACATGTCTTTCagaatatacatatatgtgttCTAATCTATACAAATTATATCATAAGGGTATGGGAATATCTCcagaatatattatagatCCTTTGTTCTCTGCTATATGGAATTCTTGTGTTATAACAGGTTATGAATCTACTttaacaataatattattacaacaATTAAGAAATTTCTGTATCTTATTAAATAAGTTTACTAGCCCATacaacaaaataatatttcatattaatagaaaagaagaattttgtgatttttattatcaagttacacaaaagaaaaatcatccattaaaacatattaaaaaaattattgaaCACGATCCTTTTTATCCAATATATATGAGTTGtcaatattttcatataaaagatacaaataaatattttataaatatattaaaaagttttaaaaatatacgATATATAGGAAATGGATTAACAGCTATATCTTTAGCAGCGGCTGTTGGAAATGTTGAACTGGTCAAAATACTTTtgaaattaaattattctctttttacaaaaaatgaattaaatatGAATGTCCTTTTATATATGGCTAGTTCCCTTTTACCTGATGAACAGCTAGTATATCattcaaattattattatactttGATGAGAGAGATAAAATTACAACATGTTAATTTTCAAGAATTCcaaaatgaatataataaatacattaaTGTTATATCTAATACACTAGAACCAACCGAGCTCATTaaaggaaataaaataaaccATTATCAAGTAAATaatagatataataataaatatgatacAACACATATAGATTCACAATCTATGCACTCatatgaattaaaaaatacattcCCCTTCAGTGATATACCTCTTGATGATGATTTCATATACGGAGAAAAAAGCAAAGAATTAGATAAGAAACAAGCAACCATTTTAATACTCTTCTTAACTTATTTAGATAAActacaaataaaaaaaaaaaaaagttataaaATCAAATATAA
- a CDS encoding 6-cysteine protein encodes MKRWSIITGIVIIFCILTCKGQVENKKVDFRTEKRKFVPLNLVPGDVVEYSCPYSLNNDIRNMNGVEREHFDKKQFCFDYIFVGSKLTFLKEYVRGSYNVVHKEEGNLYTSQFSVPPVVLTHRNFDCFCYMEENNVVVKKVLRIHISNGVLRKIPGCDFNADYKESTAITTFSNMSPRRVKVCDVYPKSGDFISLMCPSDYSIKPDGCFSNVYVKKYPNEEVKEEDRFNMNRKWDASKYNVVSIETVLKINMITQGDKYSIFSKLPDVKNQVDFTCICQSNNEQDNLMMNVYMNNKSRITNNTRSIGVNKHSFSNSEIFERIEREEISFAFSSYLSITLILLLYFLYFLNF; translated from the coding sequence ATGAAGCGCTGGTCAATCATTACAGGAATCGTTATAATATTCTGCATATTAACATGTAAAGGTCAAGTAGAAAACAAAAAGGTGGATTTTCGAAcagaaaaaagaaagttTGTGCCTTTAAATCTAGTACCAGGAGATGTTGTAGAATATTCATGTCCATATAgtttaaataatgatatcCGAAATATGAATGGGGTTGAACGAGAACATTTCGACAAGAAACAATTTTGTtttgattatatatttgttgGAAGTAAgttaacatttttaaaagaatatgtTCGTGGTTCTTATAATGTGGTACATAAAGAAGAAGGGAATTTATATACATCACAATTTAGTGTTCCTCCTGTTGTTTTAACACATCGAAATTTTGATTGTTTTTGTTATATGgaagaaaataatgttGTGGTTAAGAAGGTTTTAAGAATACATATATCAAATGGTGTTCTTAGGAAAATACCGGGATGTGATTTTAATGCTGATTATAAAGAATCGACAGCTATAACTACTTTTAGTAATATGAGTCCTCGTCGTGTAAAAGTATGTGACGTATATCCGAAGAGTGGAGATTTCATAAGTTTAATGTGTCCATCAGATTATTCAATTAAACCTGATGGTTGTTTTTCAAatgtatatgtaaaaaaatatccTAATGAAGAAGTGAAAGAAGAAGATCGTTTTAATATGAATAGAAAATGGGATGCaagtaaatataatgttGTGTCTATAGAAACAGTTctaaaaattaatatgaTAACACAAGGTGATAAATATTctatattttcaaaattaCCAGATGTAAAAAATCAAGTTGATTTTACATGTATTTGTCAATCAAATAATGAACAAGATAATCTAATGATGAATGtttatatgaataacaAATCTCGGATTACAAATAATACAAGAAGTATTGGAGTTAACAAGCATTCATTTTCTAATTCTGAAATTTTTGAAAGAATAGAAAGAGAAGAAATTTCATTTGC
- a CDS encoding transcription factor IIb, putative: MYRNKYQPNILSLLLSAGSKPLEIWKTKTKKGCVRKVLDDTIKLSAIEILSENTSDSYIYTAPQPFKSLSITLPIIVLIIKNMNKYFSFRISILDDKRCRRTFRISNFQTVTRLSNKWCTMPMVLNEGWNIIQINLNDYTEKAFRTKYKETIDIQINASIRIRCVYFCDRIYKNEELKDEFKIFCKKKEKPKYTPPQYLNTAQKKTTIKNVIKTKNLKREDMEAENEQNEAPPNNEQNEAPPNDEKNEAPSNEENVVQDLNKDELSDNLESNPVKNFDTDFENKNDGEEKYLIDVIDNAEEDREDKILENQKEENENENPYNEVDITNISEIKNLEMDLNNVLYEDVNYETYNNDDN, translated from the exons ATGtatagaaataaatatcaGCCCAATATTTTATCTCTTCTATTAAGTGCGGg TTCTAAGCCACTAGAAATATGGAAAAccaaaacaaaaaaaggCTGTGTTAGAAAAGTATTAGATGATACAATAAAATTAAGTGCCATCGAAATTTTATCAGAAAATACGTCGGACTCGTACATATATACGGCACCGCAACCCTTTAAATCACTTTCTATCACTTTGCCTATCATAGTTCTTATCATTAAAAAT atgaataaatatttttcttttagAATAAGCATATTAGATGATAAAAGATGTCGTAGAACTTTTAGAATTTCCAACTTCcaa ACTGTAACACGATTATCAAACAAGTGGTGTACAATGCCAATGGTTTTAAATGAAGGATggaatataatacaaataaatttaaatgattATACTGAAAAGGCTTTtagaacaaaatataaGGAGACCATTGATATTCAGATTAATGCAAGTATAAGGATAAGGtgtgtatatttttgtgatcgtatatacaaaaatgaGGAATTGAAAGAtgaatttaaaatattctgtaagaaaaaagaaaaaccTAAATACACTCCTCCTCAATATTTAAACACAGCCCAAAAAAAAACGACAATTAAAAATGTGATAAAAACGAAGAATTTGAAAAGGGAGGATATGGAAGCTGAGaatgaacaaaatgaagCTCCACCAaataatgaacaaaatgaagCTCCACcaaatgatgaaaaaaatgaagctccatcaaatgaagaaaatgtaGTCCAAGATCTGAACAAAGACGAACTTTCTGATAATTTAGAAAGTAATCCTGTAAAAAACTTTGATACCGattttgaaaataaaaatgatggtgaagagaaatatttaatagATGTTATTGATAACGCTGAAGAAGATAGAGAAGACAAAATACTAGAAAATCagaaagaagaaaatgaaaatgaaaatcCTTATAATGAAGTTGACATAACTAATATAAGTGAAATTAAAAACTTAGAAATGGATTTAAATAACGTACTTTATGAAGATGTAAATTATGAAacttataataatgatgataattga
- a CDS encoding longevity-assurance (LAG1) protein, putative yields the protein MKLDTVFKILLLVVIVFTICQIRTLSELKNILRDGDFIIFIKNMLYNLIINCNYFHIKNKWLSFYRTKYLIPQVSYFIFFLISGCITYVLKYILNKISNPLGEKLIPTKKWSHRIRRIKVQRFNLMFFNLFYFSLMSIFGFVVLRHETYFPTEMGGKGRLSDYFVDYPEQKTCNLIHLYYFLNGGYLITSVYSLLISEKLPDFYENFLQHLCAIILVYFSYSQNFIRVGAIIMLCHDICEIFSSACRVFVDTRYKFITVTSFCILFTSWGFLRLYIFVKRCILPIHRNFDIFIKYLKVETCIWLIFLLLVILLMNTYWLILMAKMFIHFIMSGKTEDILTRVSEMERIENKNKKR from the exons atgaaattaGACACAGtgtttaaaatattactTCTTGTAGTTATTGTTTTTACTATATGTCAAATAAGAACATTAAGTGAattaaagaatattttaagAGATGGAGAtttcataatattcataaaaaatatgttgtacaatttaattattaattgtaattattttcacataaaaaataaatggttatcattttatcgaacaaaatatttaattccTCAAGTATcttatttcattttttttcttataagTGGATGTATCACATATGtacttaaatatattttaaataaaatatctaACCCTCTTGGGGAAAAACTCATACCTACCAA AAAATGGAGCCACAGGATTAGGAGAATAAAAGTACAACGATTTAATCTGAtgttttttaatttattttatttttctcttATGAGCATTTTTGGATTCGTTGTGTTGAGACATGAGACTTATTTCCCTACGGAGATGGGTGGGAAAGGAAGGCTTAGTGATTATTTTGTAG ATTATCCTGAACAAAAAACGTGCAACTTAATTCACCTGTactattttttaaatggAGGATATTTAATAACATCTGTATATTCACTTTTAATATCTGAGAAATTACCAGACttttatgaaaattttttacaaCATTTATGTGCAATAATATTAGTTTATTTTTCCTACAGTCAAAATTTTATAAGAGTTGGGGCCATAATTATGTTGTGCCATGATATATGtgaaatattttcatcagc GTGTCGAGTATTTGTAGATACGAGGTACAAATTCATTACTGTTACGTCcttttgtattttatttacgAGCTGGGGATTTTTAAGactttatatttttgtcaAGAGATGTATTTTACCTATACATCGTAActttgatatatttattaaatatcTTAAAGTCGAAACTTGTATCTGgttaatttttttacttCTAGTCATATTATTGATGAACACATATTGGCTTATTCTTATGGCCAAGATGttcattcattttattatgagTGGTAAGACAGAAGACATACTCACTAGGGTTTCAGAGATGGAGCgtatagaaaataaaaataaaaaaaggtaa
- a CDS encoding triose phosphate transporter, translating into MKDNEKKNEYGTFPITINEGYSDNVGDNKLKSKGIYHKLFEKLKLALLFLTWYTLNVLYNVDNKKALNMVKLPWFISSMQLYVGWIFIFIYWISGMKKIPKIYSYDIFIRNILIQSVCHIFVHFGAVMAMSATSVSFTHVVKACEPVFTAIFSILLLKQYLKINKYIALLIIVGGVVCASMKELHFTWIAFWCATLSNFGSSMRSIYAKKMMTQKSLIGENLNASNIYSFITIISALISLPLVLAFEGKETYNFLVNYQGTNYTFKDVIFKIILSGMWYYFNNEVAFMCLERVNQITHALANSIKRVVIIVSSIIIFKTQITLLGAIGSAVAIFGAFLYSIF; encoded by the coding sequence ATGaaagataatgaaaaaaaaaatgagtATGGAACTTTTCCAATAACTATAAATGAAGGTTATTCAGATAATGTAGGTGATAATAAATTGAAGAGTAAAGGGATATATCATAAATTATTTGAGAAATTAAAATTGGCGTTGTTATTTTTAACGTGGTATACattaaatgtattatataatgtagataataaaaaagcATTAAACATGGTTAAATTACCTTGGTTTATTAGTTCGATGCAATTATATGTAGGATggatatttatatttatatattggATAAGTGGAATGAAAAAAATCCCCAAgatatattcatatgatatatttataagaaatatattaattcaAAGTGTATGTCATatatttgttcattttgGTGCTGTCATGGCTATGTCAGCAACTAGTGTTTCCTTTACACATGTAGTAAAAGCATGTGAACCTGTATTTACAGCcattttttcaattttacttttaaaacaatatttaaaaataaataaatatatagcCTTATTAATTATTGTAGGTGGTGTTGTTTGTGCATCTATGAAAGAATTACATTTTACTTGGATAGCTTTTTGGTGTGCAACCTTATCAAATTTTGGTTCATCTATGAGATCTATTTACgcaaaaaaaatgatgacACAAAAATCTCTTATAGGTGAAAATCTAAATGCATctaatatttattcatttattacCATTATTTCAGCCTTAATTTCTTTACCTTTAGTTCTAGCATTCGAAGGAAAAGAAACTTATAATTTCTTAGTTAACTATCAAGGTACAAATTATACTTTTAAAgatgttatttttaaaatcaTATTAAGTGGAATGTGGTActattttaataatgaagTTGCTTTTATGTGCCTTGAAAGAGTTAACCAAATCACGCATGCACTTGCAAATTCAATTAAAAGAGTTGTTATCATTGTTTCAtcaataattatatttaaaacaCAAATAACATTACTTGGAGCTATAGGATCAGCTGTTGCAATATTCGGTGCTTTCTTGTATTcaatcttttaa